Proteins found in one Anopheles aquasalis chromosome 3, idAnoAquaMG_Q_19, whole genome shotgun sequence genomic segment:
- the LOC126578833 gene encoding box A-binding factor-like isoform X2 — protein MMELLPELTMIPSLSPPFFTLLPSSALAANYQTSPKSNGRSSHGSSDVLEKDEKLCDYYRRMPVLYDKSHPHYKFQSKKEKAWRELSRLCEMDVEQCKKRMTYFRCRFTVERRIMKNGVNCSEWPLLEKLKFLNKHIKIRRPRAPNGEPEDTDDETNPMNILRKRQREQQEDAKDDLHAYLDLQQMAVAAQNPQAQLHYQQQLKLQGHGFGAHPGAPGFPPTDMSLHHLQPPPPHPQSHRDHSLPHQAHHQPGSQSGGAHPSQMAHGHSNALGHHPFRGGLPSSSSLHHQQQAAQQAAHQQQHQQQQQQAHHHHHHAAMHAGAGGLHGGSGGSSAGGHQQPTPAESPIPAISNVEASYSVPKRQRVSYDGDEASLSNFNLNRTVKYQNNLEHNANLDEHGAYGLYVGEVLRKLPERISSLTSLKIMQLLYEAQVQSFESTPSSATGSTTNGNTKKDTSSSTTTTTNGNGGGSGGGIGAVVTASLQNGAAGSSSEGRQSTESAESSKE, from the exons ATGATGGAACTACTGCCCGAGCTGACGATGATACCGTCGTTATCGCCACCATTTTTCACCCTGCTGCCCTCTAGCGCACTGGCGGCGAACTACCAAACCTCACCGAAATCGAACGGTCGCAGTAGCCACGGATCCAGCGATGTGCTCGAG AAAGATGAAAAGCTGTGCGACTACTACCGGCGGATGCCGGTGCTGTACGACAAGAGCCATCCGCACTACAAGTTCCAgtcgaagaaggaaaaagcgtGGCGCGAGCTGAGCCGGCTGTGCGAGATGGACGTGGAGCAGTGCAAAAAGCGCATGACCTACTTCCGGTGTCGGTTTACGGTCGAGCGGCGCATCATGAAGAACGGTGTCAACTGCAGCGAGTGGCCGCTGCTCGAGAAGCTCAAGTTTCTCAACAAACACATCAAAATCCGGAGACCCCGTGCACCGAACGGCGAACCAGAGGACAC TGACGATGAAACGAACCCGATGAACATCCTGCGAAAGCGCCAGCGAGAGCAACAGGAGGATGCGAAGGATGATCTGCACGCGTACCTCGATCTGCAGcagatggcggtggcggcgcagAATCCGCAAGCACAACtgcactaccagcagcagctgaagctaCAGGGTCACGGTTTCGGGGCGCACCCGGGTGCACCCGGGTTCCCACCGACCGACATGTCCCTGCATCACCTCCAGCCACCTCCACCGCACCCCCAGTCACACCGTGATCATTCGCTCCCGCATCAGGCTCACCATCAGCCGGGCTCGCAATCCGGCGGAGCGCACCCATCACAGATGGCGCACGGTCACTCGAACGCCCTCGGTCACCATCCGTTCCGGGGTGGCCttccttcgtcgtcctcgctgcaccatcagcaacaggcCGCACAGCAAGCggcccatcagcagcaacaccagcagcaacaacaacaggcacaccatcaccatcaccacgcggCCATgcatgccggtgccggtggactgCACGGTGgtagcggcggcagcagtgccggtggccatcagcaACCAACACCGGCCGAATCACCCATCCCGGCCATCTCGAACGTGGAAGCATCGTACAGTGTACCGAAGCGGCAGCGTGTCAGctacgatggcgatgaggcTTCACTGTCCAACTTTAACCTCAACCGTACGGTCAAATACCAGAACAATCTCGAGCACAACGCCAACCTGGATGAGCACGGTGCGTACGGCCTATACGTTGGCGAGGTACTGCGGAAGCTACCGGAACGGATATCCTCGCTGACCTCACTCAAAATCATGCAGCTACTGTACGAGGCGCAAGTGCAATCGTTCGAGTCCACACCATCGAGCGccaccggttccaccaccaacggtaacaccaaaaaggacaccagcagcagcaccaccaccaccaccaacggtaatggtggcggcagcggtggGGGAATTGGAGCCGTAGTTACGGCCAGTCTGCAGAATGGTGCCGCCGGTTCCTCCTCCGAGGGTCGCCAATCGACGGAGAGTGCCGAATCGAGCAAGGAATAG
- the LOC126574783 gene encoding 28S ribosomal protein S35, mitochondrial: MALLVRYTNLPQWSRAARKTLGYRMQSTAPRLEDRGGLGQDEEFRVLNLRQVKNQRAARRKAIRPDVPPPRSQQMATDQDWGAVWPGPRTFHPATVPLPLRQGYATKKNQMAPGKFANAELMKIPNFLHLTPPIIKRQCEALKQFCNPWPKGLETEEQMQRHFPLTSITADYCHALPTIRNPLSRIVTVQLQLGALQLDRHAKDKLLRLVGERYDAESDVLTIVTDRCPLKKQNYDYAIYLLTALYHESNVVEPWEATKSEADMEYYDFERNCSKKNAEATLNWGKKEGDAGWAACPGEFADAVARLFNDGENGYNLDKYKEQSLALLGLVAPAAPVSQ; the protein is encoded by the exons atggCCCTTCTGGTACGGTACACCAACCTGCCGCAGTGGTCACGGGCGGCACGGAAAACGCTCGGCTATCGGATGCAATCCACAGCACCGCGCTTGGAGGATCGTGGAGGTCTCGGTCAGGATGAAG AATTCCGTGTGTTAAACTTGAGGCAGGTGAAAAATCAACGTGCAGCCCGCCGAAAGGCAATCCGTCCAgatgtgccaccaccacg GTCACAACAGATGGCAACGGATCAGGATTGGGGTGCGGTATGGCCTGGACCCCGTACCTTCCATCCTGCCACCGTTCCATTGCCCCTCCGGCAGGGTTAcgcgacgaagaagaaccagATGGCACCGGGCAAGTTTGCAAACGCGGAACTGATGAAGATTCCCAACTTTCTGCACCTCACACCACCGATCATTAAGCGGCAGTGTGAAGCGTTGAAACAGTTCTGTAACCCCTGGCCGAAGGGGCTCGAGACGGAGGAGCAGATGCAGAGACACTTTCCGTTGACCAGCATTACGGCCGATTACTGTCACGCACTGCCCACGATCCGCAATCCGCTGTCACGGATCGTCACGGTGCAGCTACAGCTCGGTGCCCTGCAGCTTGATCGTCACGCGAAGGATAAGTTGCTGCGATTGGTCGGTGAACGGTACGATGCCGAGAGTGATGTGCTGACGATCGTTACCGATCGGTGCCCGTTGAAGAAGCAAAACTACGATTATGCGATCTATCTGCTGACGGCGCTGTATCACGAGTCGAACGTAGTGGAACCGTGGGAAGCGACCAAGAGTGAAGCGGACATGGAGTACTATGATTTCGAGCGGAATTGCAGCAAAAAGAATGCCGAGGCGACGCTGAACTGGGGTAAGAAGGAGGGGGATGCGGGTTGGGCGGCCTGTCCGGGCGAGTTTGCCGATGCCGTGGCGAGGCTCTTTAACGACGGAGAAAACGGTTACAATTTGGACAAGTACAAGGAGCAATCGTTGGCCCTGTTGGGATTGGTGGCGCCTGCGGCCCCTGTATCGCAGTAG
- the LOC126574780 gene encoding cleavage stimulation factor subunit 1 → MKDQQEPAENKDLLKCREQLYRMMISQLFYDGHHGVAVELTKVVRADPPCPPSDRLMNIFKQATQIDQSKDSNLFDDLPCGLDLEFETEGSTLAPEPASYETAYVTSHKQACRAGCFSADGQLVATGSVDASIKILDVDRMLAKSSLDDMETGREQHAHPVIRTLYDHTDEVSFLEFHPKGRILASASRDCTVKLFDISKPSIKKAHKVLGDCAQVRCLAFHPTGDYMAVGTDHNVLRIYDVHTAQCFVGAIPSQQHKGAIMCVKYAPNAKILATGSMDGTIKLWDGVSGRCINTFYQAHDGADVCSLHFTRNGKYLLSSGTDSLVKLWELSTSRCLIAYTGAGTTGKQEHQTQAIFNHTEDYVLFPDEATTSLCAWNSRNAARCHLMSLGHNGPVRFIVHSPTQSAFMSCSEDYRARFWVRRTNTH, encoded by the exons ATGAAGGACCAGCAGGAACCGGCCGAAAATAAGGATCTTCTGAAATGCCGTGAACAGCTCTACCGAATGATGATCAG CCAGCTGttctacgatgggcaccatgGCGTTGCGGTGGAACTGACGAAAGTGGTCCGGGCCGATCCACCGTGTCCACCGAGCGATCGGTTGATGAACATCTTCAAGCAGGCGACGCAGATCGACCAATCGAAGGACAGCAATCTGTTTGACGATCTGCCCTGTGGGCTCGATTTGGAGTTCGAAACCGAGGGTTCCACGCTAGCGCCCGAACCGGCCTCGTACGAGACGGCGTACGTTACCTCGCACAAGCAGGCCTGCCGGGCCGGGTGTTTCAGTGCCGATGGGCAGCTGGTGGCCACGGGCAGTGTTGATGCGAGCATCAAAATTCTGGATGTCGACCGGATGCTGGCCAAATCGTCGCTGGATGATATGGAGACGGGACGGGAACAGCATGCCCATCCGGTCATCCGCACGCTGTACGATCACACGGATGAGGTGTCCTTTCTGGAGTTCCATCCGAAGGGTCGCATCCTGGCGTCGGCGTCGCGCGATTGCACCGTGAAGCTGTTCGACATCTCGAAACCTTCGATCAAAAAGGCCCACAAGGTGCTGGGCGATTGTGCGCAGGTACGCTGCCTAGCGTTCCATCCGACCGGTGACTACATGGCCGTCGGTACGGATCATAATGTGCTGCGGATCTACGATGTTCACACGGCCCAGTGTTTCGTCGGTGCCATTCcatcgcagcagcataagGGAGCGATCATGTGCGTCAAGTATGCACCGAATGCGAAGATTCTGGCCACCGGCAGTATGGATGGAACGATTAAGCTGTGGGATGGTGTGAGTGGACGGTGCATCAATACGTTTTATCAGGCGCACGATGGTGCCGATGTGTGTTCGCTTCATTTCACGCGCAACGGCAAGTATCTGCTGTCTTCGGGCACGGATTCGCTGGTGAAGCTGTGGGAGTTGAGCACGAGCCGGTGCCTGATTGCGTACACCGGTGCCGGAACGACGGGCAAGCAGGAACATCAAACGCAGGCCATCTTCAATCACACCGAGGACTATGTGCTGTTTCCGGATGAAGCGACCACTTCACTGTGCGCCTGGAACTCTCGCAACGCTGCCCGCTGCCACCTGATGTCGCTAGGCCACAATGGACCGGTTCGGTTTATCGTACACTCGCCGACACAGTCCGCCTTCATGAGCTGCTCCGAGGATTACCGTGCACGGTTCTGGGTACGAAGAACCAACACCCATTAG
- the LOC126574778 gene encoding kinesin-like protein KIF18A: MSGDSRSIRVAVRVRPFNSRELEQNPRNIIKVLDQSTLIFDPDVDDDELFFFHGVKQTHRDITKRVKKKLTMEYDDVFDNTATNADIFEVCMRPLVQSVMNGYNCSVFVYGATGAGKTHTMLGNEQCPGITFLTMQELFAQIDALSDTRKFDIGISYLEVYNELVMNLLTKSGPLKLREDSNGVVVSGLVLKQIHNAGELLELLAIGNRNRTQHPTDANAESSRSHAIFQVHIRMCDKKTGQKRSVKLSMIDLAGSERAASTKGLGIRFKEGANINKSLLALGNCINKLADGLKHIPYRDSNLTRILKDSLGGNCQTVMIANVSPSSLTYDDTYNTLKYASRAKKIRTTVRQNIVPSNVPKEFLLKKVNEQAEENERLKAKLTELEAELQKRKSSTSNGNIVCTTAKFDETLLNTWHSRIDSIYNSIRQAQQHFYLLQSKKKLLNQKSKVKEQAEAIARILTLDGNHLSEDIAKMDASIDRYAKQIATQQSEMKRWLDRYRQAMRQLNSVRDEVKQSEMATLLQSYLVGKESEIQAAKAALKAQHMAQCITTYGEQNKQWQAIMQLASEIVQQNYLLLRGIDRLDNVTLEKMRKLVKLNQRQRGVTFFDDDNQQGDLLNTSGSDNSIEDIANLSECSEDAVDLATLEGAANGTSYKRTIQRQGESESETEPQEPEEGTTSKGGRQQEEQVNVFKKPKHVNRALVFKPITVPSTRTTVMRKTPTKAKALVQQQQRIKVPKLLVTEAPGGILRKGGRLLKKQLPSVGDRAGDGSDTSEELLPIGGGGDGCDNPNSTFCIDTASGKETDSVFSNVLVESNVDAEILDKVLRRASMKGKVTLSVAKENRKKSPKRIGKSPRPLKTVARTNSSATAVINRYRMMKGKDTAGIKSLAAASTSSSSAATTATAHALPVGPKVGPVARLGGANGNNNNLENDNDRNRHIRLMGIKK, encoded by the exons ATGAGTGGGGACTCGCGAAGTATTCGCGTTGCGGTGCGAGTTCGCCCATTCAACTCCCGCGAGCTGGAACAAAACCCCCGGAACATCATCAAG GTTCTGGACCAATCGACGCTCATCTTCGATCCGgatgtcgacgacgatgagctgTTTTTCTTCCACGGCGTTAAACAAACGCACCGTGACATCACGAAGCGCGTCAAGAAGAAGCTGACCATGGAGTACGACGACGTGTTCGATAATACCGCCACCAACGCGGACATCTTCGAGGTTTGCATGCGGCCGCTGGTGCAATCCGTCATGAATGGGTACAACTGTTCGGTGTTCGTGTACGGTGCGACAGGGGCCGGTAAAACCCATACCATGCTGGGCAATGAGCAGTGCCCGGGCATCACGTTCCTGACGATGCAGGAGCTGTTCGCCCAGATCGATGCCCTAAGCGATACGCGCAAGTTCGATATCGGTATCTCGTATCTGGAGGTGTACAATGAGCTGGTGATGAACCTGCTGACGAAAAGTGGCCCACTGAAGCTGCGCGAGGACTCGAACGGGGTCGTGGTGAGCGGGCTGGTACTGAAGCAGATCCACAACGCCGGCGAGCTGCTGGAACTGTTGGCGATTGGCAACCGCAATCGAACACAACATCCGACGGATGCCAATGCCGAAAGTAGCCGCAGCCATGCGATCTTTCAGGTGCATATCCGAATGTGCGACAAAAAGACGGGCCAGAAGCGCTCGGTGAAACTGTCCATGATCGATCTGGCAGGCAGTGAGCGCGCGGCTAGCACTAAAGGACTCGGAATACGGTTCAAGGAGGGAGCAAACATTAACAAATCGTTGCTGGCCCTCGGCAACTGTATTAACAAATTGGCGGACGGACTGAAGCACATTCCGTACCGTGATTCGAATCTCACGCGCATCCTGAAGGACAGTCTCGGTGGTAACTGCCAGACGGTGATGATTGCCAACGTTTCGCCCTCGTCGCTCACGTACGATGATACCTACAACACGCTAAAGTACGCATCGCGTGCAAAGAAGATCCGCACGACCGTGAGACAGAACATCGTTCCGTCTAACGTACCGAAGGAGTTCCTCCTGAAAAAGGTCAACGAACAGGCGGAGGAGAACGAGCGGCTGAAGGCGAAGCTGACCGAGCTGGAGGCTGAACTACAGAAACGGAAGTCGTCGACGTCGAACGGCAACATTGTCTGCACGACAGCAAAGTTCGACGAAACGCTGCTCAACACATGGCACTCGCGTATCGATAGCATCTACAACAGCATCCGCCAGGCACAGCAGCACTTTTACTTGCTGCAGAGCAAGAAGAAACTGTTGAACCAGAAGTCCAAAGTGAAGGAACAAGCGGAAGCTATAGCGCGGATTTTAACTCTGGATGGCAACCATCTGAGCGAG GATATCGCAAAAATGgatgcttcgatcgatcgctatgCAAAACAGATTGCCACTCAGCAGAGCGAAATGAAACGGTGGCTCGATCGCTACCGGCAGGCCATGCGTCAATTGAACAGCGTGCGCGATGAGGTAAAGCAATCGGAGATGGCCACGCTGCTGCAGAGCTACTTGGTGGGCAAAGAATCCGAAATCCAAGCAGCCAAGGCTGCCCTCAAGGCACAGCACATGGCCCAGTGCATCACGACGTACGGCGAGCAGAACAAACAGTGGCAAGCCATCATGCAGCTCGCCAGTGAGATTGTGCAGCAGAACTATCTGCTCCTGCGTGGAATCGATCGGTTAGACAATGTGACACTGGAAAAGATGCGCAAGCTGGTCAAGCTCAACCAGCGGCAGCGCGGAGTTACCTTCTTCGATGACGACAACCAGCAGGGAGACCTACTAAACACCAGCGGCAGTGACAACAGCATCGAGGACATTGCCAATCTGTCCGAGTGCTCCGAGGATGCCGTCGATCTTGCGACCCTTGAAGGTGCGGCCAATGGTACCTCGTACAAGCGAACGATACAACGACAGGGTGAGAGTGAatcggaaacggaaccacAGGAACCCGAAGAGGGCACCACATCGAAGGGAGGCCGACAGCAGGAAGAACAGGTTAACGTTttcaaaaaacccaaacacgtAAACCGTGCCCTGGTCTTCAAACCGATTACGGTGCCTTCGACTCGAACCACGGTCATGCGAAAGACACCGACCAAAGCGAAAGCgttggtccagcagcagcagcgcatcaagGTTCCGAAGCTGCTGGTAACCGAGGCTCCCGGCGGAATTCTGCGAAAGGGTGGACGTCTGCTCAAGAAGCAGCTACCATCGGTTGGTGACCGGGCAGGGGATGGTTCGGATACTTCGGAAGAGCTATTACCGATCGGAGGCGGGGGCGACGGTTGTGATAACCCGAATTCAACATTCTGCATAGACACTGCCAGTGGCAAAGAGACGGATTCCGTGTTTTCTAATGTGCTGGTTGAATCGAACGTCGATGCGGAAATACTGGACAAAG TGTTACGCCGTGCGTCGATGAAGGGCAAGGTGACACTATCGGTCGCCAAGGAGAACCGCAAAAAGAGCCCAAAACGTATTGGCAAGAGTCCACGGCCGTTGAAAACGGTTGCACGAA CAAACTCTTCGGCCACTGCGGTCATCAACCGATACCGAATGATGAAGGGCAAGGATACGGCGGGCATCAAAtcgttggcagcagcatcgaccagcagcagtagtgccgcaaccaccgccacagctCATGCTCTTCCAGTTGGTCCAAAAGTGGGACCGGTGGCACGATTGGGCGGTGCTAACGGTAATAACAACAATCTAGAGAATGATAACGACCGCAATCGGCACATCCGGCTAATGGGCATCAAAAAGTAA
- the LOC126574788 gene encoding ribosome-recycling factor, mitochondrial yields the protein MLRISLLLRRALSQPLRVTEKQCISGTPKWIPKRFVSIFVTSGSSIVRPPVTADGAAFATTQSASVRHYAKAKDKKKDKKNAPAKVAINDEQLGSMIDLPALRTQMEKSLAVMREDYIKNLSLRSTTGSIETLRISFEGKDYQLQELAQVVRKNPKTIVVNLVSFPQTIPAVLQAIQRSGMNLNPQQDGTTLFIPVPKVTREHREGLAKNAKVLFIKCRDRIKDAQNQSIKKLKKQSNTSEDEAYQAQQQITQIADGFIKEAEKMMESKQAELLGD from the coding sequence ATGCTGCGAATCAGCTTGCTGCTCCGGCGAGCGTTAAGCCAACCGTTGAGGGTAACGGAGAAGCAGTGCATTTCCGGCACGCCAAAGTGGATTCCAAAACGGTTCGTATCCATCTTTGTCACCTCCGGTAGCAGCATAGTGCGGCCACCGGTTACGGCCGATGGTGCCGCCTTTGCAACGACGCAATCCGCATCCGTGCGACACTACGCCAAGGCGAAGGAtaagaaaaaggacaaaaagaaTGCACCGGCCAAGGTAGCGATCAACGACGAGCAGCTCGGCAGTATGATCGATCTGCCGGCTTTGCGGACACAGATGGAGAAGAGTTTGGCGGTGATGCGCGAAGATTACATCAAAAACCTGTCACTCCGGTCCACGACCGGATCCATCGAAACGCTACGCATCTCGTTCGAGGGCAAGGACTATCAGCTGCAAGAGTTGGCCCAGGTGGTGCGGAAAAACCCGAAAACGATCGTCGTTAATCTGGTGTCCTTCCCGCAAACCATTCCTGCCGTGCTGCAAGCCATTCAGCGTAGCGGAATGAACCTTAACCCGCAGCAGGACGGTACGACACTGTTTATCCCCGTACCGAAGGTAACGCGCGAACATAGAGAAGGGCTGGCAAAGAACGCCAAGGTACTGTTCATCAAGTGCCGGGATCGTATCAAGGACGCACAAAACCAGTCCATCAAGAAGCTTAAGAAGCAATCGAACACTTCGGAAGACGAAGCCTATCAAGCGCAACAGCAGATAACGCAGATCGCCGATGGATTCATCAAGGAGGCGGAGAAAATGATGGAATCAAAGCAGGCGGAACTGCTCGGTGATTAG
- the LOC126574779 gene encoding lariat debranching enzyme produces the protein MKIAIEGCAHGELEKIYDVIGSIEEEQNITIDLLICCGDFQSTRNLQDLQCMAVPQKHLDMCSFYKYYSGEKLAPILTLFIGGNHEASNYLQELPYGGWVAPNIYYLGYAGVVECNGVRIGGISGIFKGHDFLKGRFEFPPYTESTKRSVYHQRQIDVFRLKQLSHPVDIMLSHDWPRAITEHGNVNQLLRFKPAFREDIESNRLGSGPCEDLLQQLKPQYWFAAHLHCKFAALVEHKDGQQTKFLALDKCLPRRRFLQVLDIPTAEGESTEDQKMKLRYDLEWLTILNLTNHLISVRATNGYMPGQGGDGEERFNFTPTEEEKAKVLQCFDGNLTIPDNFVRISAPYQPSEDGDGHLNMSSIEQPQAYVNPQTTTICDRLNIDDPLRLAMLMTGHELNTSTYVDPGPVTVQTPASRKPNKRAMTNADELDVDDEEDEDDDDVKQDETLQTSGRTVPRTSLSSTLPQPRWCADAESQESDLSTTLNDSLASQATATPQKSLGDNSLSESLPVVNLNLSSPQQATDSGAVTDSGETVAKDGVVQETPPMKKFKRRNQTIYANEDD, from the exons ATGAAGATTGCGATAGAAGGCTGCGCTCACGGGGAGCTGGAAAAGATCTACGAtgtgatcggatcgatcgaggaggagcagaacaTCACCATCGATCTCCTGATATGTTGTGGCGACTTCCAATCGACGCGAAATCTTCAGGACCTCCAGTGCATGGCCGTACCGCAGAAGCACCTTGATATGTGCAGCTTTTACAA GTACTACAGTGGAGAAAAGCTGGCACCCATCCTGACGCTGTTCATCGGAGGTAACCACGAGGCGTCCAACTATCTGCAGGAACTACCTTACGGTGGCTGGGTAGCGCCCAACATCTACTACCTTGGGTACGCCGGGGTGGTCGAGTGTAACGGTGTGCGGATCGGTGGCATTTCTGGCATCTTTAAGGGTCACGACTTTCTGAAGGGACGCTTCGAGTTCCCACCGTACACGGAGTCGACCAAACGGAGCGTCTACCATCAGCGGCAGATCGATGTGTTCCGCTTGAAGCAGCTATCACACCCGGTCGACATAATGCTATCGCACGATTGGCCACGGGCGATTACCGAGCACGGTAACGTTAATCAGTTGCTTCGGTTCAAACCAGCGTTCCGGGAGGACATCGAAAGCAACCGGCTTGGGAGTGGACCGTGTGAGGATCTGCTACAACAGCTGAAACCTCAGTACTGGTTTGCGGCCCATTTGCACTGCAAATTCGCTGCCCTAGTCGAGCACAAGGATGGTCAGCAGACCAAGTTCCTTGCGCTGGACAAGTGTCTACCGAGGCGTCGCTTTTTGCAGGTTCTTGACATTCCCACCGCGGAGGGTGAATCGACGGAGGATCAGAAAATGAAACTACGGTACGATCTCGAATGGCTCACGATACTGAACCTCACGAATCATCTGATTAGCGTACGCGCCACGAACGGATACATGCCCGGCCAaggaggtgatggtgaagagCGCTTCAACTTCACACCGACTGAAGAGGAGAAAGCCAAAGTGTTGCAGTGCTTCGATGGCAATCTGACGATTCCGGATAATTTTGTGCGCATCTCCGCACCCTATCAACCATCGGAGGATGGGGATGGTCATCTGAACATGTCCAGTATCGAACAGCCACAGGCGTACGTTAATCCGCAGACGACAACGATCTGTGATCGGCTCAACATTGATGATCCCTTGCGGTTAGCGATGTTGATGACCGGCCATGAGCTCAACACGTCCACCTATGTTGATCCTGGTCCAGTTACCGTCCAAACGCCTGCTTCACGCAAACCCAACAAGCGTGCAATGACGAATGCAGACGAACTggatgtcgatgatgaggaagacgaggatgatgacgatgtgaaACAGGATGAAACCCTACAAACCAGTGGACGGACAGTGCCACGAACATCCCTCTCGTCCACTCTACCCCAACCTAGGTGGTGCGCTGACGCTGAATCACAAGAATCGGATCTTTCGACCACGCTCAACGATTCGCTGGCGAGCCAAGCGACGGCGACACCCCAGAAATCGCTCGGCGACAACAGTCTCTCCGAGAGCCTGCCCGTGGTCAATCTGAACCTATCGAGCCCGCAGCAAGCAACCGACAGCGGTGCAGTTACTGATTCCGGTGAGACAGTGGCCAAGGATGGCGTCGTACAAGAAACACCTCCGATGAAAAAGTTTAAGCGACGTAACCAAACCATCTACGCCAACGAGGacgattga
- the LOC126574784 gene encoding mitochondrial thiamine pyrophosphate carrier-like yields the protein MDREKHSETRYAGLAGGLTGCITRFICQPLDVLKIRLQLQVEPIATSSARSKYRSIAQSVACIYREEGLLAFWKGHNPAQLLSLTYGVAQFSFYERFNVLLREVPLLDGHDRGRNFICGACSGSFAAMVIMPLDVIRTRLVSQDPGRGYRNAGQGLLLIYRQEGVRGLYRGIGPAMLQIAPLTGGQFMFYNLFGSVAKRVHGLPTEAQLPPGELFVCGGLAGLCTKLLVYPLDLAKKRLQIQGFAGSRQTFGEHFVCRHMFHCLAQVGRREGMRGLYKGLLPSLLKAGFTSAFYFTIYDTLLVLFNSQSNV from the coding sequence ATGGATCGTGAAAAGCACAGTGAAACCCGGTATGCCGGGCTTGCCGGAGGATTGACCGGGTGTATCACACGTTTCATCTGCCAACCGTTGGATGTGCTGAAGATACGGTTGCAGCTTCAGGTGGAACCGATTGCCACGAGTTCCGCTCGCTCCAAGTACCGCTCGATCGCCCAATCGGTGGCCTGCATTTACCGTGAGGAGGGCCTACTCGCCTTCTGGAAGGGCCACAATCCGGCACAGCTCCTATCGCTCACGTACGGTGTGGCACAGTTTTCGTTCTACGAGCGGTTCAACGTGCTGCTCCGGGAGGTGCCCTTGCTCGATGGTCACGATCGAGGGCGGAATTTCATTTGTGGGGCCTGTAGTGGATCGTTTGCGGCCATGGTCATCATGCCACTGGATGTCATACGTACCCGGCTAGTGTCACAGGATCCTGGACGAGGTTATCGTAATGCAGGCCAAGGGTTGCTGCTCATCTACCGGCAGGAAGGCGTACGAGGGCTGTACCGTGGAATCGGTCCAGCGATGCTTCAGATTGCACCCctcaccggtggccagttcATGTTCTACAATCTATTTGGTAGCGTGGCGAAACGTGTCCATGGGTTGCCTACCGAAGCGCAGCTACCACCCGGCGAGCTGTTCGTGTGCGGTGGTCTGGCCGGGCTCTGCACCAAGCTGTTGGTCTATCCGCTCGATCTCGCCAAAAAGCGGCTCCAGATACAGGGATTCGCCGGTAGCCGGCAAACGTTCGGTGAGCACTTCGTTTGCCGCCACATGTTCCACTGCCTAGCACAAGTAGGCCGTCGCGAGGGAATGCGCGGTCTGTACAAAGGGTTGCTACCGTCGCTGCTCAAAGCCGGCTTTACCTCGGCCTTCTATTTTACGATCTACGAcacgttgctggtgctgtttaaCAGTCAAAGTAATGTTTAA